In Asterias rubens chromosome 2, eAstRub1.3, whole genome shotgun sequence, the sequence aagcatgaaatttcttttatggtaaaaacaggattacctacaggtattcagctgttgtttgcttatcttgcAAATCTtgtggaaattcggttggtagtcctgttttttttaatgaagaaatttcatgctaagcaaatttttgtgcttagcagctctatgaaattgggccctggagccatgaaattgagccctggtgtttctgatcagcagagtgggggttcgagtcccggtcatgataTTTGTGTCCTCGGAAAAGATTTTCTACCATAATTGCTCTGTCCATCAGATTTGAGATTAGCTGTAAAGGCCCTTTGGGAACCAAGACGGCTTATCAAGGAAGAGCAGGGAACCTCAGTGTTACTGCTTCACATACGAGACCCTGTGTTTACATGTTTTCTTAGGCTTGTGAGCTGCAGTGATTTAGTACACTTATGCCGCATAAATGCGGCATTCTTGGTTTTGTTCCAGAAatatatagtaataataataaaaattaataatgacaaGTTTGTAGAAattttacataattaatttgtcacCCTTTTCCCTTTGCTTCAGTGAAGATGGAGtttacttgatttttttttaatctgttattttttaattttatttgtttacatcttTAGCTGTTCCAACAAGGTAAACTAACTGGAACTAAAGTTGCACAGCtcaaggcaaagtatacagAACTCCATAGAACTCTTGCAAGGTAAACGGAtgtcttcttttaaaacaagttgACTTATTTGCTTACTCAAGTATTCACTTTGATTACTCTCTTACTTTTGGTAACATTTGTCACAGAGTTGACCAACTATTTCCACTCTGTCAatatgagtcagatgtcgcccaatgcattattgaGTTAtagacagtttaatgtggaaaatataaaataaaacaaattatttttctttttttactttttaagattatatttgcatggtaaacctttagaacacttttttttaggcaataaagcttatgaatacacaattttgtgatcatactttggtctaatttgtatcctttcgcgcgaaatggtagtttaaaaatATCACTTTACTTGTAGTTCAATTTTAACCAAAATTTATATACTGGCTAATTTCAAATGGGAGCAACTCAGCAACGcaatacaccccaaagcttagacaatATACCAAAtaactgctgctggtgtgttctttccagccatgcatattactgaatttttttaattgtcaacatctgactcattttcacagagcgggtcacatttaaaacaattcaacTGGTAATGTTTTGTATGGTGTCACAACTGTGTACAAGTTTAAATGTGTGACATTTATTACCATATAATATCATACTTAaggactcaatttcataaagctgataagcagaaaatactgcattacaaataattttgctaAGTTAAAGTTGAGTGGGGGGCACCAGTCTTAACGTAATTTTGGCTGTTATTGTGTTAACCTGTTTCTGTCAAGCAATACttctctgtgcttagcaagcttttgtgcttataggctttatgaaattgggcctaggttgCATAGTTTATCTATTAATCAAAACCATAGTTTATGATATTGAGTGCTCACACAGTAAGACGGTTGATTGTAGCTGCATTTACTACTGCAGGCTGTTAAAGTTTACCATTCAAAACAACAGTGGCTGATATTGAACTGTTAGTTAGTAGGAGGGTCAACCATGTTCTGtgtatgcattcaccacatgaaaGGATATTGCAGGCTGGCCTTGTGTGTCTTCAATTTTGTGAATACATGTAATGAGTATTTCCAGTTTGTATAAGTCTATTTGAGGTTGGCAGGTTTGTGAACAATTACGCTAGTGCAAAACTGACGTAAACATGAGTGCTCCACAGGGTTTGTGAAAATGCaataaaatagaattagctgttggaAACTGAATGGTATTAATCCCCCCGAAAACAAATGGCCTTACCGTTAACTATTTTCTTAGAACAAGAGATTCAGAAACATCCCACCTACAAGAAGCCAAGAAATGTACGTCGGTCCTTGAGAAGCAAAGATCTGAGCTGGAGAAGGCAGACAACTTTCCTGAGAGCTCCAACACGGAAGTGACTAAGCTGCGCACTCAGTGGCTCAAACACACCAATGAGATTGACCAGTCATCGGAAAGAACCTATCAAAATGATTTCAACATTGAAAGGTATGGTCcaagagtttgttttttttaaactatccTACTTCAGACAggtcagagggagtcgtttctcataatgttttataccacgtccagtgccttaaaatacTGATTTAGGTTAattgaattaaacaagtttGGATATACTCTTCACATTGCAGTCTACAGGAGGAGAAGCGGATGCTCGAGCGAGAGTACAGCCGCCTCCCCAAGAAGGAAGAGATCGACAAGCAGACAAAAGAACTGAATAAACACATCGAGGACCTACGCCTTGAGATTGGCCAGAGGCAGCTAGAGGCCAAGAATCTACGGGAGGAGCTGGCGACGAGACAGAGGCAGATTGAGCTTGAGAGGAAGGAGGTGGAACATGAAGTTGAGCACCAGGAGAAACTGAAGGAGGACCTCGTCCAGGTACACTCGCTGCCTGGGCAACTGCTGAAGGACATGGACAAGATGAATAAGCAGAAAAAGTGAGTTTGACAGGAGTGTTCAGGGATGTGAATTCTCTGTTGTAACCcccaaaaatattattaaagttattttataactattgaccccttgcacgcgcgtcacacgcgggactgatgccacgctcaccatgttggtgggcaattAGGGTTACGTGTATTAAGGCCGCGTGgtctaaaatgcacacttcactgcataacgcacagcatagagttatatatataaacgcaaagtgaaattgcccaccagtatggcgcattcaagatttttctgacgatgacgtcaggtgaaatgggtcaatatgaaaatgaagataaaacctaGATTGCAGAGTATGGCGTTCAAAACCAAAGACAAATGTATGTTCGCAGGTTTTGAACTGGCAAGCTTTCACACTCACAAGCTTTCCTGCTTTGCGGTCATAGTTCAGGTTTTTGATGTTGGAATGAGGTGAAATTATGTCAGGAAACCGACTTAGATTTATAGAATTGTGGTGCAACAAAAATTATACATCTTCAAGTCAGtgcaaaaaaaaccattgtatCTTTTAGAATAACACTTCATTACAATcctgtttgaaaatgttttgattttttttcaattttattttttaactgtcGGCTTCCTTAAACCATTAAGGCAATAAGGATGTCAatggtttttttgtttctgtaaaacGCTTACCCAGTGGATCCCAACCCTATAATTATAAACAACCCTTGTTAAATCCATGCAGTGAGGTGGATAAGAAACGTTCCGAGGTGGATGAGACCTGCACAAACTACGGCTCTGAGCTGCAGCAGCTACTTGCACGCCAGCAGCAGCTAACAGACGACAAGTTCCAGCTAGAGCGAGAGAAGCAGAAGAGCCAAGGAGTCCTGGAGGAGACGCAGATGAAGTTTGATCAGAGGATGAAGGACTTTGAGTATGAGAAGGAGAAGGAGGCGGTGTATCTTGGGGACAGGTGAGAGAACTGTTTGAATTCTCTTTCTGTCATGTCTGTAGGGTGTCGTGGTAgagagtggttaagagcatcaaattcaagttctggtggttatagtgtgggtttgaatcccggtcatgacacttgtgtccctgagcagggcttgactataattgcttctcttcgctcagaggtataaatgggtacctgcgaaaGTAGAGGTTGATATCGTGGATGAAACTGtgaaagggttttggtacctcGATGTCGATAATAACATTTGGTATTGAAGGCATTTTTATGTCCAGCCGTTGGAGGTATTTTATCCAATGTAAAACTTAACAACTAGGTCTCATTTTCTGGTTTCTTGACCTTTAGAGCGACCCTTGACCTTGGATTGCGACACATTCAGATGGAGAAGAAGAACCAACACGACATCTACGCACGTAAGTTGCGAGAGAAAGAGCGTGATTTGCGCAACTTAAAGAAGACAGAGCTTCAGCTGAAAGTGGCCAATGAAGGCTTGGCCCACACTCAGGTAGGCAGAGTGGCAGAGATTAAAGCTTGTAAGAGTctgtgatgttttgttttatatcatgTATCTTCATgggtttgaggcattgtatggtgaggtagagtttgttctttagagaactgcttgctatatattctaatACCATAGGgaagttttaaaattaaattgggagacttctcagttctgaaaagaagtctcctgacgatgactagagcaagctagtcgaagtgttgagaccaattaagaactcacttggtggtagtgcagttaataagcaggacagtttgtggttaaaaaaagacagttcttttcagaactgagaagccTCACAAAATATCTGAAAAAATCTACTaggtggtagtagaatatagaggaagcagttctctaaaaaacaaaccCGACCTGCCAAGTAGACGCACACATGGTTTTAGTGTAAACCAATTATATATAGAGGTATCAAAGTATATTCAGTTTGTGGTAATGCTATGTGTGTATTTCTTGCGGTGGAGGTCTTTCTTGAGAACAACTGGAGAATGCTGTTTAGCAGgaagttgtgcttagcaaatgtttctgcttagcaaaaatgagtaGGGGAACCAGAGTCaaacaatgtacattacatggTATTTAGCTGTTAAACTGTTTCTGATGAGCAAGAtttgtatgtgcttagcaaTGAAGTGCAATAAGATCATAGATGGGACTCCTTAATGATCCCAACCTTCCTTATTTGAGATATgtgatttttcagaattttccTATTTTATgggaacattacagagttggtttttgctaacaaaacatttgctggcagtataagcacttaaaggcagtggacactattggtaattgtcaaagaccagtcttctcacctggtgtatctcaacatatgcataaaataacacacctgtgaaaatttgaacttgattggtagaaggagttgcgagataactatgaaagaaaaaaacacccctgttacacgaagttgtgtgctttcagatgcttgatttcgagacctcaaattctaaacttgaggtctcgaaatcaaattcgtgggaaattacttctttctcaaaaactacgtcacttcagagggagccgtttctcacaatgttttatactatcaacctctccccattactcgttaccaaatgacgttttatgatgaatttttttttgagtaattaccaatagtgtccactgccttgaatgttatccaccatataaactgacaaagtttgagatcaaccggccgtctgggtcacgagaaaatagtgaaaaactgataacTCATTTTTGCATGACGTCGAtgcaaaaaaaaggaacaaaacgctcactgagcggtAAACTCCAtacaggaaattagttttacttatttttcgTCAAATATGAaacttcagacagaaatatttcatgggatgttttttactattaGCATCATTAGGTGGtgtatgttttatgtaaatctgtgatctttacaattctgtaatgttcctttaagtacttataaaagtttgtaatttttcaaGTAGTAAAAATAACTCACCAACAAACTAATCTGAGTATCTTGGTTTATCCTTGCAGTCCGTCTTTGACAAAGTCAAATCACAAGCCGATGGTGGACCAAAAGATGACGGGTCGTTACTGGAGAAGCGGAAGGAGTTACAGAGAGAGGTTGAGCAGACCAAACGGATGCTTGGTAATCAGGTAAATGGAACTTAGCACGAGTATAATAAGTAAGCTGCCtgcaacctgggcccaatttcacaccTACAAATGTTGTATGCATGTTGCAGCCTAGTGGTCAAGACTctaactctggtgtttctgatcagtagaatGAGGGTTTTGAGCCCTTGTCTTGACACTGGTGTCCTAACCATTTACCCATTTTTGCTTATAAGCcattaaaagaacccagtgacaCTTGTTGCTAAAAAAGGGGGTTTTCCacggtgtttctggcagtggctgcatCTTATAAACCCTTGTAAGATGTTACATAAACGGGTCTTATAATTCCATAAATTCAAAAATCtgtctggaaataaataataatgaatgcTTTGAGATCCCTGTAGATAAAGATACTAcataaaaattatttattattgttattattgttccTTTTGTACTCATCGGCAGAATTCCTTGACAGCCGTGGAGCAGGTCAAAGTTGAACAGAGCATCGCAGAGGAAGAGCGTCTGCTGTACGAACAGAGCGACCTACGCATAGAGGTCGTTGAGTTGACTCGTCTGGCCGCCATCAAGGGAGATGAGAGGGAGCAGAAAGCGAGAGATTTCATGCGAGCCGAACTGCGATATCACCGCGCCTTGGATGACCTCAAGGCCAAGGATCTGTCCATTATCGACAATAAGAAGAAATATCAGGAGATGATGATAAGGTAGGAGGTTGTGGTGGGTATCACCCGTTACAGACAGGCGCACCTCTAGGTCGaccaaaataaagtttaaacaggcgaacttaacattacatttacattggctTTGCTCATGACAAAATTGACATCTGAAACCAAGACGCTCTAGAGTAATTctgaacgactgcaacagtcaatATTTCGACGTCTAGCACATCCAGtcactgtttcagacgtcaaacttttcatgtacttaattcagagtTTGGTTTGAAACAGGTGTTATTGAGGAGTACCAGGGCAGTTTACATGTAGCCAGTTCAGGAATGGTATTCTTTCTACTTCAATAATAataccgaagtcttatatagcgcacgtatctaccaaacaaggtactcaaggcgctgagtatatacaaactttcagaaagataggttattgcagtgatggattctgagacccaattatgtagcacttataagggtttacaaggtgctacagcgcatgaagcagccacaaccaggaacaccggggcgaaccccttctcttttcgataagtgcactgggttcttttacatgcgttacacaacacatgggaccaacggctttacgtcccatccgaaggacgaagcaattgtaaagtgtcttgcttaaggacacaagtgtcacatctggggattcgaacccacactctgctgatcagaaacaccagagtttgaattcggtgctcttaaccgctcggccacgacttccttattttcaatttttgttttgccctcaGACGAGCCAGTAAATCCATGTATGATATTCCTCCTACTATAGGGTGATTTCCATTTGTTTTGCCCGTAGGAAAAGCAGAACAAATTGTGATTGTATATGTTCTGATAAGTCTGTTACAGTCGGcatggtatgtacatgtaagccaGACCTTGTACTCGATAcactttgcaattctagagcattaATTCTAGTGTCTtatccatttatttatttgttttcaggtTGCGTGATTTTGCGAAGATGTATGACGTGATAAAGAATGAGCGTAACAAGTGTGTTAACTTGATCCAGGCCAGCACCCAGAAGGCTGCTGAGATGCGAGAGAAGATTAAAATCCTTCAAAACGAGATCGAGATCCTCCGTACATCCTGCCAAACCAAAGAGAGGTGAGACAGATACTAGGaatagaggtcaaaggttaagaTTGAGAATAACCTGGGCTATTCTCAAACCTTGCGCTTTGCAGCGAGTAATAACCTGGGCTATTCTCAAACCTTGCGCTTTGCAGCGAGTATGAGCCAGCCTTCCGGCCTGTCTTAGTTAAGTATCGTACCTACTCTCACTATACTTTTCAATgtttatgtttgtgtttgtatttgtgtgGGCATGCCTACCACAAGCTTTGGCTTTTCTAGCTATGCCCCCATTTTCAAACCTCCTCAATACTGTTCTTTATTACTCctggaatggaaataaaacgtcttgaaatgaaatgaaacgaaTGTACACCGAACACATTGagtcgagacctcatatttgcACTTTTTCCCGTTAGACACTTGCAGAAAGCCCGTCTGAAGCATGTGAATGCCGTTGTCTTGCGTGACCAGCTCCGTAATGAATTGGCTAAACAACAACGCATCGAGGAGGAGATGAGAGAGAAGAGGGAACAGCAACGTCTGGACATCGCTAAACTCAACCTCATGATCAATCAGGCAGAGGAACAGATGGTCAGACTCAGGAAACGATACGAGACGGCCGTTCAACACCGCAATGACAGGTTGGTGTAGATTGCTATTTTGTTTAACCCATTAGGCCGGGGTGACGAGTGAAATTTTGTACTGGACTAGTCGTGCCTAAAATAGTCGCAATTTTGACACTAGTCAGGACCAATTTCCAAAGATGCATTGCTGCAATATGTTTGCCGTAGGCGCAATTGTAAAGTTCATGGTGAAAGAATTGAAGGGTTTTGTCACTTATGTCTAATTGTGTTTCATAAGTAAGTTATGTTGTCGTGATTAGTCGTGAGCGCAAACAGGTAGTCGCGACTATATTTGTAGTAGTCTTGACTAttttttgtagtagtcatgTCGGCACAATTAAccgagtacatgtagttaaaaaaTGATAGTCTTGACACGACttagcaatcaatagtcgcaaCAATGACACTAGACGTACCCGtcaccaattgagtccaacttttcacagatttgttattttatgaatatgttggaatacaccaaatgagaatacatgtctttgacaattaccaaacgtgtccaatgcctttaagatgtATTGTTTTTAGGGACGATGTAAACAATAAGATATAATGTTTTTAGGGGCGTGGTAAACAATTAGATGTATTGTTTTTCTTGACCTCAGGGGTGTTCAACTGATTGAGAGGAATGAGGAGGTCTGCATCTTCTATGAGAAGGTGAACATCCAGGAGGACATGATCCGTAAAGGAGACGTGGAGCTACAGATGAGAGAAGAAGAGATTCGCTTTCTTAAGATGCAGGTGACTGAAGAGAAGAGAGCCATCATGCTGGGGAGGGGAGCCTTGCCCAACAAGAGAGCCTTAGAACAGGAGTTGGTCACTTTGCAGATACAGGTAATGAATGAGtagtaatagtggcttcttatgaTAGCACGCATATATCCGTTgaggcaggagattctgtcccccaggAGGTTCGGTCCCCCCactatggcaaactgtgtacaaacttcttctgatagcgccctcttttgaatcattctcctCGGTCCatgggaccgaatctccggcaGACAggattccctgggacaccgttACTCAGTGACGCTAAAGGCGCTTTAACAACATCGGTATCTTCCTGGGTACATGTGGGACTTAATTATGGGGCCTACTCCTTTTTGCATTGCACCaggtaatggtttacaaggtgctgtgctgcaatatgctgccaataatctcagaaactacgttacttcagatgagCCATTttttcacaaggttttatactctcaacagctctctattgctcgttaccgttatgctaacaattcttttgagcaatgaccaatagtgtccagtgaagAATACGATTTTTAATCAGACGAAGAAAATACAATTTCCATCAAAGATCAGTCAAATCGATCAACGAAACCAATTTTATATTTTGGTGTGTCTACTATAGTTGTCTCAGTGTCAGGATCGCATGGGGGAACTAGAGAAAGAACTGGAGAATCCGTACGACGAGAAGAGAGTTCGCTTCCTGGAAGGTAAAGACCTCAGCCCGGCCGACCTCAACAAGAAGATTGAACAAGTAAGTAGGAAGGTCTGTGGTAAGGAATCATTCAGAGACAGAGGTAGTTTTTTAATCATGTACCACCAGTATTGGATGCATTGGAGTACCTTTTAACATGCCTTTGAGTGTGCGATACTAATCATTGTATATTCTCTTGTATTATGTCATGTTGAATCTTTTAACAATTTACATTTGTCTTTTGATCTTGCTTTGTGTTGTACACAGCGCTTTGGGGTTGTTCTTGCGGCAATACTGTGCTTTATAAGtttctttatta encodes:
- the LOC117307473 gene encoding coiled-coil domain-containing protein 146-like, with protein sequence MSKGSSSDDEKYEPAIAPLAPKVILQEESQVEVSASPAFQCLDELFQQGKLTGTKVAQLKAKYTELHRTLARTRDSETSHLQEAKKCTSVLEKQRSELEKADNFPESSNTEVTKLRTQWLKHTNEIDQSSERTYQNDFNIESLQEEKRMLEREYSRLPKKEEIDKQTKELNKHIEDLRLEIGQRQLEAKNLREELATRQRQIELERKEVEHEVEHQEKLKEDLVQVHSLPGQLLKDMDKMNKQKNEVDKKRSEVDETCTNYGSELQQLLARQQQLTDDKFQLEREKQKSQGVLEETQMKFDQRMKDFEYEKEKEAVYLGDRATLDLGLRHIQMEKKNQHDIYARKLREKERDLRNLKKTELQLKVANEGLAHTQSVFDKVKSQADGGPKDDGSLLEKRKELQREVEQTKRMLGNQNSLTAVEQVKVEQSIAEEERLLYEQSDLRIEVVELTRLAAIKGDEREQKARDFMRAELRYHRALDDLKAKDLSIIDNKKKYQEMMIRLRDFAKMYDVIKNERNKCVNLIQASTQKAAEMREKIKILQNEIEILRTSCQTKERHLQKARLKHVNAVVLRDQLRNELAKQQRIEEEMREKREQQRLDIAKLNLMINQAEEQMVRLRKRYETAVQHRNDRGVQLIERNEEVCIFYEKVNIQEDMIRKGDVELQMREEEIRFLKMQVTEEKRAIMLGRGALPNKRALEQELVTLQIQLSQCQDRMGELEKELENPYDEKRVRFLEGKDLSPADLNKKIEQLEVRLAEKEEGLLEKDLVYEQVQRLAENVRNKVDSGKQDTLQLAKKVNELQAKIKDITRKMMASVSELSMTQAEAVNLQQQVRTKEGELDQAYLRMEQGEAPSQEAARTWERMVRDENRRREDTTMKQMVEEDEEQYLTAGGTTTTAEPRPNAYIPDDDSDLPVPRPYGVHAPFKPREGGANMRHIRKPIIKPIEI